The nucleotide window TTCAGCTCCTCAAAGTCTATCAATGGCGCCGGTGGAGGGTCATTATAGTCTTTTGCACTGTACTCTCCTCCTTGCCCTTGCTCTGCTACCTCAACATCCTTCGTCATTttctccccctctctctctttcaattcaattcaattcaattctgtGCTTTCAGGTTTCAGCAAAACAGGGTATTTAAGGAATCAGAGTAACAGAGCCACTACACTAGGTTAAATAATTAaacacaattaattaatttctttgatgACATGTATTAACGTTATTTTTTTGCCGCCCTTATTAGCTTGATTTCGCTTGCATGGACCCACCTTACGCCTTAATAATTAACCCTGTGCATTGCCCTTAACTTTTCCAACGActcttattaataaaaaaaagagtctATAAATCAATGTTTGTTGGTTTCTGGAAATTTccttagggtttaggtttatgTGCTCTGTTTCTATGGGCCAACGTAACCTTATAAAAGGTTCTTAATAATTCAACCGCTACATGTGGTTTATATGGCCTAGCTATAGCTTGCTACTGTGGAAATTATGTAATAATTAACCATCTTGAATGAATATCAATTCCATACGCAAGTTatttgcaagaaagtaaatacaaCTGCGCCTCATTTTCTCTTCCCCTTATTCGGGAAAGATCTTTTGAATAAAATCAATAGAAAATCTATttattagcataaattacactTATCTAATACAATACTATCTGGATTGTCTTTAAATCAATTCATCATGTCTATATTTATCttgcaaaatgaaaaatgagtaTTACGTTTTTACAAAATATGAAGAATATTGAATgtcatataatttaaattttttaaaatataagatataatatgtataaactatttatgtatttctttttgtttgtttaaattttttaaagaaataatatatatatcaaagTTTCTATaatataaaagtttaaaattcgatttattttgatctaaaaaaataatttcagtataaatctaataataaaaagagaaagtgagtctaaacaaaaaaaattaaacaaacagaaatcgtattaaaaatataattatttaaacatcttctcttataaatttaaatttttagaaagaacAGATTTATAATATATGGAATTAAATCTAAAATTACATCGAAAATTTATAGCAGGGGATTAGGCTAATATGGAGCTAACTCCATGGATCGGAGTGACTTTTAATCCATCTAACTTTTGCCATTTCTATGAAACTATATGAAGCAAAGCAtcaaattaaagttaattaGTGGCCACGAAATATTGTCATAAAAAAATTGCAAGAGATAAAcgcatatatattattatatatggaagtaaaagaaattaaagctaTCAATCATTGTTCTCGGCATCATTAAATATGTACGTAATTGATAATGTGATTAAAATAAGAGGAAAAGTAGTTGTCACTTTTGTTGGGTGACGAATGCTTGCCAGATGAACTTATCTGGACTCACCTAAAATTCAGATAGGTTCAGAGCAAATTCCAGAACAAACTACGGACTCATGGCCCTCGCAACTATTTTGATCCCACCATTTCTAATTAATTAACTGCaatatgtaataaataattaagcaaAATTAAATCATAATCATGGCTAATTTTAACTTGTTTTTGGGAATCTCctcaaatattattatatgaaaaagaGACTGCATATTTGAAGTTTAAACGCACCCTTAATGTAAATGCTACAATGCGAATTCATtatcaatataattatgaaCAAGGTTTTTACAAATAAACTCTACATGCATGCAAATTTATACATCAGATTTGTTCAACAAAATTCATGTTATTAATCAAACACGACCAGTTTCCCTTCTGAGCACTTTATATCTTGTGATTAACCTTTTCTATCGCGTGGTTAGTAAAAATAATTGGTTTCATAACATGATATtcgaagaaaaattaaaaaataaggaaTTATTGGACGGCGACATGATTAACAAACAAATTAACTTTGGTCCATAATccattacatattttttatgaagCAATTGAATACATTTCTACATAAGCGCATGGATAAGCTAACGAAATTGAgctattaattacaaaattaattggAATTCAGGCACCGACCAGCGAAATTGTCATTGCCTATCTTAATCAAGGCTAGCCAAAGAAAAATTGTACAAACATTGATCATCATCTCTGGCCAACAAATGTTCGACACGTGGTGCTTTTTCAGCCACAACAACATTCTTTCattctattattttcaaatatatatCATATTGTTCAATTACGTTCCATTCATTGATTCATAAATTTCACGCATGATATTTGAAAATATATCATAGGACAATTTAAATAAACCACATAGAGTTATGCCCAATATTCTTGCCGGAATTTTGATTGCTATGGTattcatcaatcatcatcatcttcccaTTACATGTATCATTTtatcataaaattctactcaAAAGCATCGCTTGAATGGCACATTTGTTGTCCATGTCACGAGAGTAGTACTGTAGCAGTGGTTGCAAAATCAACATTagagaatatttataataaaagataTGTTATTTATATTCATCTAATTCAATCTTATAAATTGAAATAGTACTTGTCTTTTTCACTGAGTATACTATGAGATATTATTTTCTGATATTTTAATGCATAAGGATTAGTGGCTGGTTTGGAATTATATGATTAGTCAGCCTGTCATCTATCACTGCATACTTATATTAGCAAATCATGACCGACCGAAGGGCTGACGACAATTGTTTTGATATCCTAATTGTCAGGGATTAAACGTTCGTATTCTAATGGACATTTTATAATGTTCTAAATTAATTTCCTAACTCCTTgggatcttttttttttaattttagacttcggtaaaaaaaaaattacttctaCTGTATTTCCCAGGAACACTCGCACTTGGTCTATGCCAGGTTTCAAATCCGGATGCAATATATTAAGAGACACATGATTTTGTCACTTGAACTAAGTTTCAGCTGCGTTTTTGTCCTATTTAGTTTGTACTTAGGTTCTTTTTTCAACGTTAATtctgttttaataaaaaaacaaacttAGCAAGCCGGAAAACAATAAGCAAGGATAAAGCCCAAAATATTTCAAGGTAAAGTCATCAATATTCTTAATTAAAGCTTGTTTCGgcccaaataattaaaaaaaaataacctcCATGCATTGTTTTTTCGAGTTTCTGCCTTTGAATTGTTTAGGTAAATTTAACTACTACGAATGGTACACGAGTCATGAAGAtctagaacaataaaataaaacttaaatacatGAATTTTAACTTTGATTGAGAGATGTTCAACACATAGCACGAAGCACACTCATTGATGAGTAGCTTGGCATTGTTTTATGGTACGTTACAGAATTATTAATATGTACAACTTAATAAATGACTGATATACTAAATCATCATAGATCCAAGACAATTGCATATACAAATGCATCATCTCTGATTATTCCCATCTGCCGCTGTAATTGTTTGTGAGTGCCGTCTCGCTATTCATATTCAAATACAGAAAGAATAGGGACGCTAGAAATGGGAACTGGGCACTGCCCTTGACTTTGCAAGGATACAATGAAATTGCCAGCCCTGTCCTAACAAACAGTTCACAATTAAAGGTCGGCGCGACCATCGTCTTCACCATCAAACTCTTCAGCTCTTTCTTCGAAAATGGTCTCGAGTTTGGGAGAGTTGGAGGGCTTCCAAGGGAAATCCAGAAGCAAGGGTGCAACCTCGATCCAGGGCTGCATTTTCTGCCTGAGCTCTCTTGCCATTGAAGACAAACGTCTTACTTGAGAGGTGGCTACGGCCTCTGTTAATGGAAGCTTTTATTATTGTGTGGATCTCTCTCTAAGTCCCTGAATGAaacgaagagagagagagagcagaACCAAACGAGGGACTATTGAAATGTTGGCTTGAAGGATTCCTAGGGAGAGATATATTTGAAAGTGCTGTTGATTGAATTGATTTGAAATGCAATGAGAAATCAAGAGCTATATATACACAAACGGGGAAGCAAAAACTTCGGAATGAATGGGAAAACGAGTGGCAGCGAGAACAACACGAGACTAAAAATGGCTTCAAAGCCAAGAATAGTGCAAAAGATCAAACAACACGAATAGTGAAACGAACATTGCATCATCATAGAAACAAACCACGTGGACAACACAACCACCTAGTAGAAACAAATACGTTTCACCTCATTCACCATATTGTAAAATCAAGTCCAATATGCACCAATGATAAATCAATTTCAGATAAGAATATGAGACATGTAGGATAAAAAAACTAGCCTTGTAAAAGACCTAGTGAGAATAACGAAATTAGAATAGCAACAATCCTCAGAGAAGGTAATACCGATTTGATCGCAGTGACACAATCCATGCAGCAAACTCCACACAGAATTCAAATGGAGAAACATATATTATAATAgctattaagaataaaataaagtagATAGCTAGGTATCATTGGATATTCATATGCTTCTAAATGGACTACTACAACTAATAAACAATAGGCACACGAATAAACGGAATATAATTATGCAATAATAAAAGAGATATGTAAtaataaactaacaaaaacaatGCAATCCAATCCACCCTTAGAAGGAAGATACACTAAAAATAATACACATTATCCTTGTAAAACTGCATTCCACATTAAACAGGATCACAAAAATTCCTCAACATCATCTCAATTGTCAATTACCTCAAGAGTAAATTGAATTTGGAATTATCCTTCAGCAGTTTCCCAAAAATTATATCAGAAGAAAAAAACACTAATTAAACAGGGATAACAAAAAAcaatatagaaaaaataaaaagaaatagaagaaaactTCTTCATCAATCGAGAGGGATCTCAACATCTCCGTCCGTGATCTCCTCCTGCAAATCCTTTGGATCCTTCCCGTCGACGGTGCACCCGACGGAGACGCACGTGCCAAGAATCTCCTTAACGGTGCCGCTCAGCTCCTTCGCCATCGACCTTGGCCGCATAACCCTTGCAATTTCGATGACGTCATCCAGCGAGATGTTCCCGTTGTGCTTAATATTCTTCGTCTTCTTCCGGTCTCTCTCCGGCTCCTTCAAAGCCTTGATGACCAGCGCCGCCGCCGACGGAACCACCGAGACCTTAGCCTGACGGTTCTGCACGGTGAGCTTCACCGTCACTCTCAGTCCCTTCCAGTCCTTTGCTGTCTCCTTAGCAATGTCTTCTCCGATCTTCTTCGGAGAGAGACCTAGCGGACCGATCTTCGGAGCGAGCGAACTCGCCGCGCCAACCTCACCGCCGGTGACTCGGACGTAGACATCGACGACCTGCGAAGGGTCGAACTTAGGCGGCATTGTTGCTGCAGAAGAATCAAACGGCTAGGGTTTCAGAGTCAAAGAGGGAAATGAAGGCGCAACGTTTGGGAGAACTAGGGTATATATTTGTCACTAGGGTTTTGCATTGACTCGTTACTGAAACTTAAAATGACTATTTTGCCACTCAAAATCACTTTGGTTTCGTTGGAATCATGCGTCTTTTGCATCAAAGATGAGGGTAAATTTGTACAATGGAATTGCAATGACGATTTTATGCGTTTTTTCTTGTGTTGAGtttagtgattttttttttttggacattgTGTTTAGCTTAGTGATGAGCTGATGGCAGTAANNNNNNNNNNNNNNNNNCTTTCTGGGCTTGATCCCAAAACATAAAAGGGAACTAAACACGGATCCCCGCttggattttgaaaacatgCTATCGCATAATTAGGGTTTTATATTTTGGATATAAAGTATCATTTTAGTCTTAACCAAGTTAGATTGGTCTAATAGTTAGTTTATTAGTATGCTTAAATAAGTGTTGGGAGTGTGAATCCTATCTTGTACATTCAACAACAACCTATTGGCCAGCcgacaaacccttaaatagaGCTCCAATCTGCGACGAATTAGTCTTTAATGCTTGGATTAAGTCTTAATTTGATCTCTAACGTTTTAATCGTctcattttagtttttaaaaatttcagacATTTTATTTAAGTCCAAAAAACTTGAAACGGATTTAACATTGTCCTTTTgttaaatttgacacaaataattattatatttaagagtcaataatatttgattttaacaTGTAAGTAAAATTGATCTACTAACATCACTAGTGTaaacgttttttttttattattagtagtatttttttatatataaaaaggatattcataaaaaatgttacaagaagattttagttatatttttttaacataaacaaaaatatataacttaACAATAACATT belongs to Arachis duranensis cultivar V14167 chromosome 8, aradu.V14167.gnm2.J7QH, whole genome shotgun sequence and includes:
- the LOC107461747 gene encoding 60S ribosomal protein L12 produces the protein MPPKFDPSQVVDVYVRVTGGEVGAASSLAPKIGPLGLSPKKIGEDIAKETAKDWKGLRVTVKLTVQNRQAKVSVVPSAAALVIKALKEPERDRKKTKNIKHNGNISLDDVIEIARVMRPRSMAKELSGTVKEILGTCVSVGCTVDGKDPKDLQEEITDGDVEIPLD